In one Dehalogenimonas formicexedens genomic region, the following are encoded:
- the mtnA gene encoding S-methyl-5-thioribose-1-phosphate isomerase, translating into MKPVEWLGDRLMIIDQTRLPQHEIYLELADVHQVAEAIKSLKVRGAPSIGVAAAYGIALGAQQIETQDLEEFRKAYKNVSAEIAATRPTARNLFMAVERMDDIVGRAPDVISAKDRLAAEAEKIHDAEIESTRLIAQNGAALIRDGDTILTHCNTGPLATTGSGTALGVIIEAFRQGKKIEVLATETRPLCQGARLTAWELRREHVPFRLITDSMAGHFMKGARVDMVVVGADRIARNGDTANKIGTYSIAVLAHENGIPFYIAAPSTTFDQRIATGDEIVIEERSPDEVTHLYGKRTAPEGIEVCNPAFDVTPANYITGFITENGILKS; encoded by the coding sequence ATCAAACCCGTGGAGTGGCTTGGCGACCGCCTGATGATCATCGATCAGACGCGGCTGCCGCAACACGAGATCTACCTGGAACTGGCCGACGTGCACCAGGTAGCGGAAGCCATTAAAAGCCTCAAGGTCCGGGGCGCGCCGTCTATAGGGGTGGCGGCGGCCTACGGCATCGCCCTCGGCGCCCAGCAGATCGAAACCCAGGATCTTGAGGAATTCCGAAAGGCGTATAAAAATGTCTCGGCGGAGATAGCGGCCACCCGTCCCACCGCCCGCAACCTGTTCATGGCCGTAGAGCGGATGGACGACATCGTGGGCAGAGCTCCGGACGTCATTTCAGCCAAGGATAGGCTGGCTGCGGAAGCAGAGAAGATCCACGACGCCGAGATCGAGTCCACACGACTGATAGCCCAGAACGGGGCGGCACTGATCAGGGATGGCGACACCATTCTCACCCACTGCAACACCGGCCCGCTGGCCACTACGGGAAGCGGTACCGCCCTTGGAGTTATTATCGAGGCTTTCCGACAGGGTAAGAAGATCGAGGTACTGGCGACGGAAACCCGCCCGCTGTGCCAGGGCGCGCGCCTCACCGCCTGGGAACTCAGGCGCGAACATGTGCCCTTCCGGCTCATTACAGACTCCATGGCGGGGCATTTCATGAAAGGGGCCAGGGTGGACATGGTCGTGGTCGGCGCCGACAGAATTGCCCGAAACGGCGATACCGCCAACAAGATCGGCACTTATTCCATCGCCGTCCTGGCCCATGAGAACGGCATCCCCTTCTACATCGCCGCGCCGTCGACAACCTTCGATCAGCGGATCGCCACGGGCGATGAAATTGTGATCGAGGAACGTTCGCCGGACGAGGTCACCCACCTTTACGGCAAACGGACAGCGCCTGAAGGCATCGAGGTGTGCAACCCGGCGTTCGATGTGACTCCGGCAAACTACATTACAGGATTCATCACTGAGAACGGAATCTTAAAATCCTGA
- a CDS encoding class I SAM-dependent methyltransferase codes for MNNSERFTNRVAYYVKYRPSYPEAYLGYLATEVGFKENSVVADIGAGTGILSKLLARRVKRVFAVEPNHQMRLAAQEYCKDAGNVAVVNGCAEATTLPDASVDFITAAQAFHWFKIDEARKEFSRILRPGGKTALVWNVRDISTPFGKEYEKIVKQFCLDYIGSGGGSSETLAYRMFFKGGKYDYRAFPNDRRIDLETLLGYSLSTSYAPNRGDENYNDFIQSLKDIFARYAIDGTVLLSTITQSYVGEIEPSPSSGQAPDRLFPSF; via the coding sequence GTCGCGTATTATGTAAAATACCGGCCGTCGTACCCGGAAGCCTACTTGGGGTACCTGGCGACGGAAGTTGGCTTCAAAGAAAATTCAGTTGTCGCTGACATCGGCGCCGGTACCGGGATCTTGTCGAAACTCCTCGCCCGTAGGGTCAAAAGGGTGTTCGCCGTTGAACCCAACCACCAGATGCGACTGGCCGCCCAGGAGTACTGCAAGGACGCCGGCAATGTCGCCGTGGTCAACGGCTGCGCCGAGGCCACTACCCTCCCCGATGCCAGCGTGGATTTCATCACCGCCGCCCAGGCTTTTCACTGGTTCAAGATCGATGAAGCCCGAAAGGAGTTCAGTCGCATCCTGAGACCGGGTGGCAAGACAGCCCTGGTGTGGAATGTCCGGGACATCAGCACGCCTTTCGGAAAAGAGTACGAGAAAATCGTAAAGCAATTCTGCCTCGACTACATCGGCTCCGGCGGCGGTTCGAGTGAAACACTGGCTTACCGCATGTTCTTCAAAGGCGGCAAGTACGACTACCGTGCCTTCCCCAACGATCGCCGTATCGACCTCGAAACGCTCCTCGGCTATTCCCTTTCGACATCGTACGCTCCGAACAGGGGAGATGAAAACTACAACGATTTCATCCAAAGCCTCAAGGACATATTCGCCAGGTACGCCATAGACGGTACGGTTCTCCTTTCTACCATCACCCAGAGCTACGTCGGCGAGATAGAGCCATCGCCTTCCTCCGGGCAAGCCCCCGACCGGCTTTTCCCTTCCTTCTGA